Genomic window (Falco cherrug isolate bFalChe1 chromosome 4, bFalChe1.pri, whole genome shotgun sequence):
TTGAGGAAAGGTTGGAATAGGATACTTGTGCTTTAATTGATCTAGCCGGGTTTTTCAGATACTAGCGAAAACAGATATGTGTTAacagcaaattttatttttaacaggatGTTATCGCACTTCAGTTTCCTCTTTGTTATCTAGCTTATAATTGTGACTCCTAAGAGTTAACACAGTTCCCCAGTTAAGTGCTTGCTGGGAGCTTTCAGAAGCAGAGCAGCGTAACAGAGCAAGTAGAAATCCATTTCAACACAGCTATAAAGCAGCCAGGTGGAGAGCGTGGGTAAATGCTGTAAGCAACAAGCTGAATAGttcttgtgcttttaaaaacaggtgCGTTCTCAGTGTTAGATGAGAGAGTAGTCACTGGCATTTGCCTGTTCGATATAAATGCAtgtgggggggctgggcaggatgATGAGTACCATCACCTactcttctttttctattcAGAGATGACGGTACTGAAAATGAAGCCTGTGTTTCCAACAAGTTTGTTAATGATGGCAGTTTCCTCCAGCAGTTTCTcaagctgcagaaggaaaagtcaAGTACTGGTAGGTCGACTTCTGAGCAACAGGAGGCCTTTCTTCTCCTGGTGATACCAGCTTTGTGTGAGCTGCCTCCATGTATGTTCACTTTAGAAACCCTGCTATGAGCTGTTACCAGTACGAGTAAGTTCTAAAGCAGTGATGACCCCTTTAAATTTGGATTAAAGTCTGTCTTCAAGATGCAATATGGCAGTTTGTCCTCTTCCCCTCTATAGGTGCTGTTAAAAACAAGCATCTCTCTTGTAGCTTGATCttgctttgtaaaaaaaacccaaaaaactacACCacagctttcatttaatttcattatgcAGCTTTCACCAGTCAGTGTCTTTAACTTACTCTGAAAATAACAGCCTGTTGCAGCTGTATTACTGCCTGAGTTGTTATTTGTAACCTTCTGATACTAAACCAGTAAGGATGTGCAGGAATTATTTTCCCCTCATTCTTTTCTAAGAACCTCCCCCAAGTTCTACTAATAACGCGGCAAACACTTCTGCACCAAATGTTGGGAAGAAACCTATGCTGTTTGGGAAGCGCCCCGGTCAGGTCCTGAGCAGCATGCTGCACCAAGCGAAGAACTACTCCCATTTCAAACAGACCCCAGTCGTTAACCGCCTCAGTGTGTTTCAGTCGCCAGATGAAGATGAGGAGGAAGATTATGAGCAGTGGTTGGAAATTAAAGGTAAATGACGCCTTGTACTACATCATTTGTTTTGGGGTGCAGGTCCACTTATTCTAGTGATAGCAGTTGAGTGAGGGAGCAGGATTCCCTTAGTACTTTTCCTCAGTGGagggtgggttggttggtttgttttcttatgcTGTGAATTTATGTTCTTTGCACGGTTCCCACGTGCAGACTTCTGCATTGTGAAGTATAAATGACACTGGTTAATGCTGGTGGACTCCTCCAAAGCCAGcttcagcagaaaagctgaggGTTGAACAGTCAGATATTACTGATCCAGCCCGAGCTCAGTACCAGAGATGAGTGACTTGCTGTAGTTAGACCAGATCTGTTTTGTGCCTAGGAAGATTCATTTTCTCCGAGTTACCAAGGCGAGTGCTTGACTGGTCTATAAGtctctgtgaaaataaaaaaaaaaaaaaaaaaaaaaaaaaagaagaagaaatatgttCTGCTCTTAACGGAGCTCGATTGTTTGCCAATGATAAGAATTCTGCTTTTGTACGACTGAAATGTAATAGGCCTAGTGCCAAGTCCTCTAGAAAATACATAGATAGCATGCTTGTATTTAAAATGGAAGTTTAGTTTTTTAAATTCTAGAAAGTGAAAAGGCCTCAGTTTGGGAGTGGCTGTGTAGGGGGGGAAATTGCATGCGTTAATAAACTTGCATGCGTTAATAAACttgcataaaataataaatgtaaaaagattACGTTAGGCGTGGAACTATGATTAGGTAAAATCAAAGTACCTGCCTCTTTCCAAAGTTTCATTAGACAATCAGAAAATCTCACCTCTAGGTCCTGACTACTTTAAGTAGGCTAGAAAATCAATGAAGAATATTGCAGCACTTAAATAACCAAGTTCATCTGGATAACTTAGGCTAGGAAGCCAGAAGGCAAATTTGTTTAATAATCGGAACTTCATGCGCACGTATTAATCAAGTGTAAAATTAGATTGCAATTGCTAAATAAGTCACACTAAGCTTTGTGtcaattatttcattatatgtttACAAATGCATGTCTAGCTATTTCTGGTGGGGTTTACAAAAGCATAATCTTAGCAAGTCTGAATTTCGGTGTCAGATGCACTGCAGGAATGTAAGAAATAGCCactggctgcagagagcaaagaCCCTTAATGGGTCTTATGGACCCTTAATTTAAAGATTGTGTGTTTGAATCTAGTCTAGAGCAGTGTGGCCGACattgctgctgtgtgctcttTGTTCACTGCTCTACCAAAAATACCGTTGTCTAGACAAATGCCTGTGTTTAGTTCCCACTGAACGTGTCCTGCATCAGCTCTGTAATTGCTGTCAGCATTAGTGTGTTTCCTTCTTGGCACAGAAGCCAAAATACAGGTTCTTGGAGACTGAGCTCCTACAACTGATAGGATTCCCTCCAGGCGAGGGTTGAGACATGGGCATATGCTGGTAGGAAGAGCTATATGCTCCAGCTACACAATCCGTCTCTGCTGGCTGGGTGCAGCATAGTGTCTTGGGAACTGGAATCTGTAATCTTTAGTGAGTGATGTAGTTGTTAAAACCAAGTTCCTGTTCCTCCCCATTGTGTTTTCTAGGGAGTGAATTGTCAGAAGCAAATTGTGTTGCGATTGAAGTTGCACCCTAAACTGTGGTGATCCAAATCTTAGGCTTTTTCTCATAGGAAAAGTGTAGACAAATTACTAATCTCCTACTAGGGGAGCGCAGAGGCTGACAGTAACCTAGGGATTGTAATTTGTACAGCTGTGTAAGACTGGATCCCCcatttcatcctttttcttcccattcccaTTCTACTTTTGTCTGCCGCCATGGTTCTTAGAAGTAATGTACCTGTTGCCTGTTTGGTGTGTGAGTTGAACCCCAGTACTGACAGCCTGCTTAAAGTTTTACCCCCAGAGGATGCGGAGACCCGACAAGTGGTGGAAAAGCTGGCTAGGTTCGTGGCTGAAGGGGGACCAGAATTAGAGAAGGTCGCTATGGAAGACTACAAGGATAACCCAGCTTTTTCGTAAGTGTGGTGATAACTCTTGTCTTCCAAAGCAGAATGCTGTCTCTTTGTTGGAGAAAAACATCAGCCTCGTGTATATAGTTCTCATGGATGTGTTTGGTTTAATTATCATTTGGTGGATTTGAGCTTTGTTACGAGTTAATTGTTTTATagctggggaagctgaggcaGAAAGTGATACTGTGATGGTGCTGAGGATGCAGATGAGCTAGAGTCAGGAATACAGCCCGGGTGGTCCGGCTGCCTGTACAACATCTAGCACGTGGGGATGGACTCTGTCTCGGGTCTGGTTctgtcccctctgctgctgacaTGCTGCGTGGCTGTGGACAGAGGATTCCCTCCTATATCAGAAAAGGCTGTTACCTGTTTCCCTTCAAGACACAAAAAATTTGGATGCAAGTCCTTAGATTAATGCTGCATGTATTTATACATGCTGAAGGCTTTATAATGCACGTTTTCCTTAGATTAAAGCTGCGTGTATTTATATATGCTGAAGGCTTTATAATGCACATTTTAAGTgcatttctgtgtaattttatCTATTTTGTATTATTTGGTTTTGAGCTGTTTATATCCCAGAGTATCAACGTTTGTGTAGTTGTTGCTGATgcccttttttcctccatctccaCCGTAGGTTTTTGCATGATAAGAACAGCAGAGAATTCCTTTACTACAGAAAGAAAGTGGCAGAGATAAGAAAAGAGAATCAAAGTTCTCAGGCATCCTCTTCTCAGAAAGGTAATTAAGGCCGGGATCTGGAGAATATGAATTGCAGAGGTTAAATTTGACTACTTCACTCTCTAACTGCTTGTTAGGTCTGTTCTGGAAACAGTTGGAGTGGGTATTTGGCTGTCGATCTGCTGcctgtaaataaaatttcaaaatggaaggaaatggTGATCAAGCATCACCATGATGATGTCAGACACTCGTGCCAAAAATGGCTGTTGCCCAAGCCCACAGCATGCTGTACCGTGCTCTGTGTAGAGGGCTCTTGAAAGAGATTTTCCTTGTATTTCTCCAAAATACTTAACAAGGTGAACTAAAATGATGCTTCACTGTGTGTGTTTTGGAAAGTGTTTCAGCCCTGAACGTGCGTTTAGGAAAAGTGCTTTTTCTCAGATGTTCTTATTTGATTTGTTATAAAtgaaaatgggatttttgtttgtcgAACATAATCCCCATTTCTGCTGCCGTTTCCTTATctgaattttctattttctgcttGGGACACAAATCCTTGCAAGTAAGGGACTGTGTTTTCAGGTGGGAAAACAACAGAAGTGGATGATCAGCCAACAGACAGGTGGTGTGAGCAGTGGAATCTGGTTAACTGTGTTGACAGAAATTACTTAGTGGGTGAAGTGTGGTGTGTGGGCCAGGCATTTATCACTTTTAGTCCAGCCTGTTACAGGCCTGCCGTGTGGCCCTGGCAAATCCCTCAGCCTCTCTGtgtcatcttccttttctgtggaAAGGAGTCTTAATGCAATTTAGCTGTCATGCTGATGCGTTAACAGCTCAAACAAATCATGGTTTAATAGACTGTGGGCTGAAAGAGCTTATTACCAATATCAACTAACTGATACAACAGTTTGGAAGCTAAGCGGTATTATCCATACTTTACAGGTGTGGAATATTGAAGCAAGGAAAGGTTATGACTTGGCCATGGCTTATAATCATGTCTTCTGCCTCCTGGTCCTGTGCCAGCACACTGGAGTACTGGCACTGGTACTGTGCAGGTAGCAAATGTCATATAAGGCTGTCATGGCTAAATAATGTATTTGCCTGGCTCCTTATAAACATCAAATATGCTTGAAATATTAACAATCCGAGCCTTCTCTGTGCCTTTGGACAAAGGCTGCAGTAGCCACCTCTTCCAGGTGAGGATTGGGACTGTTCCATGGAGAGTTTCCTCAGTCCTACAACCCTCCCCTAAAGTGGCTGGCAGATGGGTAGTGACAGTAGGTACAAGTGGGATTACGGTGCGTTATTAGTTGGCCACTTTTTCCTAAGGCTTTCCCATTGCTCCTGGGGACTTCAGTGGCAAAGTCTTTAACTAGAGATAATTGCGAGGGCTGAGGTGTAACCCTATGGAAAAGCGCCTGACACAGGGAAGAAACAGCCTTCCTCTGTAGCAGAGACAGACAAGGGACCATCTTTGAAGACAAAAGCTGACTTGTCTGTTAATCTGCTCTGATCTAGCTCCTGGCACAGAGGAAGCTGATGCGTGAATGGGCAGGCCTCTGGTTACAGTGTTGTTGTACAGCCTTTATGCAATATCATGTTTTTGTGATATAAACTCTGATGACTGTTGATGtgtaacatttctaaaaattaaactCGACCTTTTGCCCTTATTCTGCTCTTGGGGTTCTTAGAACAGATAGGCTTTGACTGTTGCTTGTGTGAGTTGGGCCCAGTACTGACAGCCTGCTTAAAGTTTCACCCCCAGACGACGAAGAGACAAAGAACTCTGCTGAGAAACTGGCCAGGTTCATAGCAGACGGGGGTCCCGAGGTGGAAGCTATTGCCTTGCAGAACAACAGAGAGAACCATGCTTTCAGGTAAAGGAAGAAACCTGCTGCTGAGTGTAAGGGCGGGGGGCTTGTGTGggtctttttggtttttttttaaaggggaaatGATAATAAGCATGTGATAAGTTACAAGGATAGTGCACTCCTATAGCAGCGATACCTTCACATTCTCAAGCTCCACAGTTTAAAGTGAGgcacagagggagagaaatctGTTTGCTTTCCCGCAAATTAATTTATGACTTCCACCCCTCTTCACCTTTCTCTTGCAATGTACTAGCATAATTCTAACCTTTATACTTCTCCCTATAGCTGTGTTCTGGTGTGGGCCTCCATCCACCACTCATACCGTTGCTGTCCAATTAATTTTCTGGCTTGCTCTTTACACAGCATCTTCGCTAACGTACAGGTAGCACTCCTTCACCATTAGCTCCCCCCTTGGAATATCGTTTTCAGCCTTTCAGATGTGAATTGTTCTCTTCAGTGCTCACTGACAGCTGTTTAATGCCTCCCTTTGGTCTCATCCatgttacatttttctgctcttaCAAACAATTTGGTGTGTTCCTTGGAAGTGAAGTGGGGCTCAGCAAGCCTTTTTTTGTGGCTGATACTTTGGTATTTTATTGGCTGCCTTCTGGACCTCTGGGGTACTCCCCTTGTGTTGTGAATTACATCAGACAGATGTGCTAATACCTGAGCTGTttcattatttactttaaaacacCGCTGTGATCCCACCTGAGCATGGTCAAGTAAAACAGTATCTCCTCTGTTAGGATTTCATCAGGTTTGCTGTAAGGAGGGCCCCATCCTGCCCTCTGCTAGGTCCTGAAGCAATCCTTAATGCTGTTACTCAAACAGAGGGGTGCAAGACCACGTTTAGTGAATTTTAAAGTACGTCAGAGAGCTGTTTGTGTTTGTCTGTGTATGTTGTGCAGCAATAGATGGGAAAGGCCTGTTAGCCCTTATGTTTTCATGTGGGAGCTGGAACTGTCCTGAGGAGAAGTTACGCCAAATGTTAAACTTGTCCTTTAAAAAGGGAAGACTGTAGAGAATTTAGGAGTAGACAGCGTTCCTGtgtgaagtatttaaaagataacTTGTTTGTAAGAAGCATGGCactattgattttattttgtgtgtagCTGCTAGATGGAGGATTGTTCATGTTCTTCCCACAGAGACTAAGGAGTTTTATTTTACCCGAAAGGTCAGAGATGCCTATTTCTGGAAGGGGTAGCAAATAAAGCAATGTTTTTCATGTGTGAGGGAACAGAAGGAGGAGTCATGGTGTAATTAAGCAGACTGGTAATGTCAACGATTCTAGCTTGGATAGAGAGCTTGGGAGCAGTTTCTTTAGGCAGTGGTTTGGCATTCCCATTGGTAAGACTggaatgtttgttttctttaatgaacTGAAACTCGATGTGTTGTGGAGCCCTGGCAGTTTTTCCAAACGTTTCTGGAAGGCAGGTGAATTCTGGGGGAGGACCTTGCGTTTCCACATATGTAACATGATCCTTTTTGGTACTGTGTGTTTATTTGGCCCCCAAAATAGCTGTGGTTTGCTCATGAATGGGAAATACACTTTCTGATCCCGCAGGCTTGCAGCCTACCTTGCAAAAGCACGCAGAGCCCTGCATTGCGTGCACGTACACACAGGATGGTGCTGGAGAGCAGGGAAGTGTGTGGGAAGGCTAGTGGTGCAAGAGCattgcaggaaagaaaagcccTGACCAAGCTGAGCTATATCCAACCCCTGCATATGGCTGTTACGTCTAAactcacttctttctttttttttttctttataggtTTTTATATGAGCCAAACAGCAAAGGCTACAAGTATTACCGGCAGAAACTGGAGGAGTTCCGTAAGGCCAAAAGCAGCACTGCGTGCGCCCCCTTGCCTGTAGAGTCCAGTCTGAAAAGGAAGACCAGTCCTGAGGCATCGCCATCACCTTTGTGCTTACCGTCTTTGCCTTTGCCCCTGCCCTCACCTTTGCCTTTGCCCCTGCCTGTTCCCTCGCCCTCGCCTTTGCCCTTGCCTGTTCCTTCACCCTCGCCCCTGTCCTTGCCTGTGCCACTGCCCTTGCCCTTGCCTGTTCCCTCGCCTTTGCCCTTGCCCGTTCCCTCGTCCTTGCCCTCATCCTCATCCGTGCCCTCGCCTTCACCATCCTCTACAACTCCACCCGATCAGACAGCTACAACTCCTGCTGCAACAACTACTACAGCTACTGCTACAGGCACTACTAAAAAGAAGCGGAAGAGCAGGTGGGGGCCAGAGGAGGACAAGGTTGAATTGCCCCTCCCGCAGCTTGTCCAACAGCTGGattctccctcccctctttcAGGTTAGTGGGTCCATGTGTTCTGCTGAGTAACTGGTTTTCCTGGGGAGTGCATTCTGCTTTAGCACAGCAGGCTTTGCAAGCAGAAACCCCAGTGAGGCTTATCTCCTGTTGTAATCTCCATGGTTGCCAGCCCTCTATCTTTCAGCTAGGTCTAGCAGCTAACTCTCCCCTGTGTGGAAACCCAGATAAACCACTTTATCTCACTGACACCAGGGATTGGATCTTATCGTTCTCCAGCTATCTCAAAACCCCTGCTGTGCTATAGCTCATTACAGCCTCAGCCTCTCCGCTGTTTAGGGCTATTTCACTTCAGGAAGAGAGTCTGTCAGAAAACAAGTATCAAAGGCTGAACTGTGCTTATTCCCCATGGAAGGGTAAAATCCTTGGGCAGCACTTCCATCTCACCCTAGCTGATCAGAAGGCTAAATGGGAATAGCTGTTCCCCGAGTGCTGGCGGACACAAGTTTAACTTCCCGTTCCGATTTCTACCCATTTCAGTTCATTGGATTACAGATGGAGTTCACGGTCCTCATCCAGCGTTGAGGCTCTTGCTCCTGTTACCTCACCTGCCAAGTTCATCCAGGGGGTGCAGCTCTCTTCAAGTGCTGGAAGATAATTCTTCCAATTTGGACACTTCAAGGGAGCTCTTGGAGGTTGAACTCCTGTGGCCCGTCTGTGCATGTGCAGATAGGTAAtgaggcaggcagctggaggcgCATACAAAAATCGAGGCACTCGAGGACAACAGGTGAAAGCAGACATTTAAGATGGCATCTTTGAATCCTTTGCCCAGTGAGTGTGGTACGGGGAAAGGATGCAAAAAGGAGAACGAGAAGACACAAGGCAGTCGGTGTTGGCAAACAGAATTAGTAGTACAAGGCTAGAGTCACAGGAAAAGTACCAAGTACCGGTCTGAATAAGGACTTTTTTCAAAAGGCAGTAGCAGAACAGATGAAGTGGGACAAGTAAGACAAAACAAGCTATAATTTTCTGAGTTGCAGGGTGAGACCACAGCTAATTCTCAGCCCTTGGTCAGCCTGTACAATTCATTGCTCCAGCAGGTGGATCTTTGCTTTGGCGGGGTTTTAGAGGAGATAATTGCTCAGCCATTAATAGCTTTGATTGTTAGGCTTGGGTAAGATGTAGGGTTGGCTGTGGTGTCTGTTGATTCTGCAGAGatcaggaaggaaggaaggaaggactCTGTCTCCTAATCCAGCGCTTCAAATGTAGATGAAGAGAAGTTCCTACGTAATTCTGTCTTCTGATCACAGCTCTATACAGAAGTCTTGGCTATACCTCTCCTGTGTACAGGACAAAATACCAACCTGGATGGCTTAGTCGTTTGACCTTGAGTTGCTGCTCATAGTAAGGCAGAAATCGGATGTGAAAGTCTTCCCTGATTTTGTACCTCTAGAGTAATTTTTGCTTCTTGCAGACAGTAGTGACACTTCGATGACGAAGCTGGTCAGGTGCTATCAAAACAAGCATCAGACTCTGTCTTAATACCCCCTGCTGAAATCTCCCCTGGCTTTTAGCCTCCCCTTAATTAGACAGATATATGCTCGTTGTGTTCGTGCTCACTTTCTGCACGGCTTTGTGTCAGGTAGaagaaaggaggctgtagcgagAGGTGCGGGTCagtttcttctcccaagtaacaagcaacagaacaagaggaaacggcTTCAAGttgcatcaggggaggtttagatcggatattaggaaaaatttctttaccaaaagggttgtcaagcactggaacaggctgcccagggcagtggttgagccaccacccctggaggtacTTAGAAGATGTGTAGACGTGGTGCTtagggtttagtggtggatttggcagtgctgcGTTAACAGTTGGACCCAacgatcttaaaggtcttttccagcctaaacaattctatgactgtaaaagaacagcaaacaaTTTGTCAAGTATAACAAATCAAATGTTAATGCACTGTTAATGCTCTGCAGGGGGAaggatttatctttttattgGTTCAGATAGCCTAATCCCTTTCAGAATTAAGATCTTCAACCTGACAGGTGAAGAGAATTCCATATTACAGCCCTGGTCCTGCGGAAGGTTAGAGTTGCACAGTGTGCTTTCGTTCCCTAAATATCTACATCTTAGTCCTTTATCCTTAGCaattgttttggatttagtagaGGactgttctgattcttttccTATGTACTCTTAGTAATAAATCAGTATCGTGGAGAGGAGAAAGCGTAGCCCTTCTGGACAGAAAAAAGGCTCCTCTGCAACATATTGATATTGAAACACTTAACTGCGTATGTACTGCAGGGACTAATATATCTGAAAAGCTGAACAGCACAAAGATACTGTGATTAGTGAACTCTGTGGGCTAATGGGAAATTACAGGGTGTCATTAGAGTTTTCTGAAACCTGATACTGGATTGGTTTGAGTCTGATTACTTTTAATTGAGTAAGATCTTCAGACTCTGAAGCAAAAAATCAGGCATTTCTGTACTGGGATTTCTCCTGTTGTCCTTAAAGGACATTCACTTCCCTTGTAACAAGCTCTTCTTCAGGCATGTGGGAAACAGATAAACCTTCGGGTAGTCTTCTGCCAATGCTGCAGATAGACTGCACCATTAACCCTGTAGGCAAAGCTGATGTCATtcgaggaaaaaaaatgtatttttcccagGCCTGCTGAGCATGGGACTGAGAAGCGACTCCTTATCTTTTGCATAGTGTTTGCCTGTGCTAGGTATAAGGAACTTAAAAATTTTGCCTATTTTTATGCAAATTCCttgactgatttattttctgagtaGACTTTCCTATCTTCAGAAGTGGGCTTGGGGtggagctttgctttttctgtcaaCTTTGCCTGTATTGTGATACTTTGGGCCAAACCTACAAAAATATCTCCCAGCGCTAAatttttgcagtggtttttCAGCATCTCTCAGCATAAAGTCTGCAAGGTACCAGAGCAGTCAGACAAACCAGATGTAGTTTTAGCACAAGAAGGAGCAGTGGCATATGCTTTCTGGGAAGTAAAAGAAGATGCTAGGCTCTCACCTTTCTCCTTTAAGGTGGTTATATATGCTGGCAAGCCACCAGCTCGCAGGGCCTCTAGAGCCATGCCTGGCTCTTAGCCTGAGTGTTTATGCAATTCAGAACTAAGCCAAAAAGCTGCTGACCTCTGTGAAGGACAGAGAGTCTTCCTCGGTGCATTCAGAGAAAGCTTTCCCATGCCCTGAGACAGGAGGTGAAACTTTGACTGGGGCTGATGCTGAAGTGCCCCGGTCTCACGTAACGTTTGGGGCCAGATCCTTCTTTATGTGCAATAGGCGTAGTGTGCTCATCCAGACTGTTTCCGAATCTCAGTGCTCTCAGAGACAGAAATTGGGCTGTTTATCAATGATAgataggtttatttttctatttgttcttatttcttggGAGCTGCAAGTGCGTATCCTAGCACCAAGCCTAGCGTAACACGGCTTCTTGCTTCTCTCCTCTTGGAAAACCTCTTGCAGTGTTTTACATAACTCTTCCTGCAGAGTTGACTCCCGGCTCTGGTGTGAATGTGCAGAGGCTGTAGCTGTGCGAGGGAGGGTGGATGCGCTGTTTTATGTTCTCCTTGGGAGGCAGGAGTTAAGCTGCTTTCCAATCCTGGAGTGCTCAGCCAAAAGCATGTGGGAAAGGAGGCGAGATGAGTGCTCAGATCAATTGCCCTGAGTTCGAAtaagaggaagggagaagatgACCCCTGGGGCCTAATTAGCATGCTGTGTAGACTTTTGGTGTCATGAACAATGATGCTATTATTATCGGGCTTCATAATTAATAGataatgaataattaatgaagcATCATTTAACTGTAGTCTGGACTTACATTCAAATGGAGGGTTTTGCAGtcattaggaagaaatccttttcCTTGTATTGAAAAATGCAACACGCTTTCAGGTGCGCTTTCAGGTGCAGTTGTGTGTCTTCTTTTAATCCCTTAAATATTTAACTGTTGAGGTCTTGGCTCTGAGGTGTTTTAGagaggagctgccagccctgctagATATATATGCACCAAGTTTGCAAGGCAGCCTCTATTGTAAAtctctgctttgcagtgctTCAATTACTTACTTTCGTGGTGCAGCAATTACAAGtaggtttccttttttccccccctctctctTGCCTTTAACTTGCCCTTTGAACTCAGAGTGCCATACGGTCGTTTGAAATGAGTAAGTGTCCTGCCCAGATAATGTTGATATCTAATTTCAGGGTTTATCtgataaaactgcaaaaatcaCTTGGAAGGAGGAGCTTCCAAAAGGGgatgctgcagaaaaa
Coding sequences:
- the SUGP1 gene encoding SURP and G-patch domain-containing protein 1 isoform X2; protein product: MDNARDAPGKASRWFGVAQSKSAKTNVNILHQEELIAQKKREIEARLEQQARQNYLSIQQLPLFGEDDGTENEACVSNKFVNDGSFLQQFLKLQKEKSSTEPPPSSTNNAANTSAPNVGKKPMLFGKRPGQVLSSMLHQAKNYSHFKQTPVVNRLSVFQSPDEDEEEDYEQWLEIKVLPPEDAETRQVVEKLARFVAEGGPELEKVAMEDYKDNPAFSFLHDKNSREFLYYRKKVAEIRKENQSSQASSSQKVSPPDDEETKNSAEKLARFIADGGPEVEAIALQNNRENHAFRFLYEPNSKGYKYYRQKLEEFRKAKSSTACAPLPVESSLKRKTSPEASPSPLCLPSLPLPLPSPLPLPLPVPSPSPLPLPVPSPSPLSLPVPLPLPLPVPSPLPLPVPSSLPSSSSVPSPSPSSTTPPDQTATTPAATTTTATATGTTKKKRKSRWGPEEDKVELPLPQLVQQLDSPSPLSVQDLKGLGYEKGKPVGLVGVTELSEAQKKQLKEQQEMQQMYDMIMKHKRAMQEMQMMWEKAIQQHQHGYDSDEEVDSELGTWEHQLRRMEMDKTREWAEQLTQMGRGKHFIGDFLPPDELEKFMETFKALKEGREPDYSEYKEFKLTVENIGYQMLMKMGWKEGEGLGSDGQGIKNPVSKGTTAVDGAGFGIDRPAELTKEDDEYEAFRKRMMLAYRFRPNPLNNPRRPYY
- the SUGP1 gene encoding SURP and G-patch domain-containing protein 1 isoform X1, which translates into the protein MRQHSFSSPPFPIGKASRWFGVAQSKSAKTNVNILHQEELIAQKKREIEARLEQQARQNYLSIQQLPLFGEDDGTENEACVSNKFVNDGSFLQQFLKLQKEKSSTEPPPSSTNNAANTSAPNVGKKPMLFGKRPGQVLSSMLHQAKNYSHFKQTPVVNRLSVFQSPDEDEEEDYEQWLEIKVLPPEDAETRQVVEKLARFVAEGGPELEKVAMEDYKDNPAFSFLHDKNSREFLYYRKKVAEIRKENQSSQASSSQKVSPPDDEETKNSAEKLARFIADGGPEVEAIALQNNRENHAFRFLYEPNSKGYKYYRQKLEEFRKAKSSTACAPLPVESSLKRKTSPEASPSPLCLPSLPLPLPSPLPLPLPVPSPSPLPLPVPSPSPLSLPVPLPLPLPVPSPLPLPVPSSLPSSSSVPSPSPSSTTPPDQTATTPAATTTTATATGTTKKKRKSRWGPEEDKVELPLPQLVQQLDSPSPLSVQDLKGLGYEKGKPVGLVGVTELSEAQKKQLKEQQEMQQMYDMIMKHKRAMQEMQMMWEKAIQQHQHGYDSDEEVDSELGTWEHQLRRMEMDKTREWAEQLTQMGRGKHFIGDFLPPDELEKFMETFKALKEGREPDYSEYKEFKLTVENIGYQMLMKMGWKEGEGLGSDGQGIKNPVSKGTTAVDGAGFGIDRPAELTKEDDEYEAFRKRMMLAYRFRPNPLNNPRRPYY